A DNA window from Hordeum vulgare subsp. vulgare chromosome 1H, MorexV3_pseudomolecules_assembly, whole genome shotgun sequence contains the following coding sequences:
- the LOC123409891 gene encoding uncharacterized protein LOC123409891 yields MNCSLLKAAAVAVVVAVLAATAGANSFVSAPPLPSVLSSPPCVLWIAANVIVVWLWLVPSYRHRGAAVAAVLSSTASDVSALMGGMLFPSSEPDVFAAAPDAVVAPPAPVWTSRPRDARTAKIRPVDRARVRKKPAGEGKAGGAAAEAKKERSQEEKPRPSAAATEAVGVDDMSMDSAWQSIVRSGAARPVAVRKSETWGGEELPRMRRAADKAVVARREMRKSATMVPPSPPHPASASSPVAARQGWRTRDVLGMAQDELLRRAESFIRRQHEHLRIQRQESEQRQAVEHDRRRPAPIRV; encoded by the coding sequence ATGAACTGCTCCTTGCTCAAGGCGGCGGCGGTCGCCGTGGTCGTGGCCGTCCTGGCGGCCACGGCCGGCGCAAACTCCTTCGTCTCCGCCCCGCCTCTCCCCTCAGTTCTCTCGTCCCCTCCCTGCGTCCTGTGGATCGCCGCCAACGTCATCGTCGTCTGgctctggctcgtcccctcctacCGCCACCGCGGAGCCGCCGTCGCGGCTGTACTCTCGTCCACGGCCAGCGACGTGTCCGCCCTCATGGGCGGCATGCTCTTCCCTTCGTCCGAACCCGACGTCTTCGCTGCCGCTCCTGACGCCGTCGTCGCGCCGCCAGCGCCGGTCTGGACGAGCAGGCCGCGGGACGCGAGAACGGCAAAGATCAGGCCGGTCGACCGCGCCCGCGTGCGCAAGAAGCCCGCTGGCGAGGGCAAGGCCGGAGGCGCCGCCGCGGAGGCCAAGAAGGAACGCAGCCAGGAGGAGAAGCCGAGGCCCTCTGCCGCCGCGACCGAGGCCGTTGGCGTCGACGACATGTCGATGGACTCGGCGTGGCAGTCCATCGTGAGGAGCGGCGCGGCGCGGCCGGTGGCCGTGCGGAAGAGCGAgacgtggggcggcgaggagctgCCGCGGATGCGGCGCGCGGCCGACAAGGCGGTGGTCGCGCGGAGGGAGATGCGCAAGTCGGCCACGATGGTCCCGCCCTCCCCGCCGCACCCGGCCTCCGCGTCGTCCCCAGTGGCGGCGAggcaggggtggcgcaccagggaCGTGCTGGGGATGGCGCAGGACGAGCTCCTCCGCCGCGCCGAGAGCTTCATCCGGAGGCAGCACGAGCACCTGCGCATCCAGCGCCAGGAGTCCGAGCAGCGCCAGGCCGTCGAGCACGACCGCCGCCGCCCTGCTCCTATCCGCGTCTAG